In Setaria italica strain Yugu1 unplaced genomic scaffold, Setaria_italica_v2.0 scaffold_52, whole genome shotgun sequence, the following proteins share a genomic window:
- the LOC101783937 gene encoding F-box/LRR-repeat protein 15-like isoform X2, with product MDISYCFNLFSSDVPPPPEHTHEDMTDINFNALPSLKHLRIEFCGITGMWVSVMLRHAPALEELRLYHCDQISGLLIEVGDSSSSNHTSAPRAPSAGNPDDALTSSTPDGLLRIPSNLIPSLKNMTISWCGELTFQGNKDGFSVFTSLEELTIRGCPKLIPSLVQTYENNDQRNGRWLLPYSLGKLEIDGSPETLQPCFLEDHNCLEKLEIKESPSLKLLQLHSCTALEELAVHDCESLPALEGNFTCLKRLELSYNSGLESLQLRSCTTLEELTVESCESLATLEGNFTCLKRLELSYNSWLESLQLRSCTTLEELTVESCESLATLEGNFTCLQKLDLFDNPRLKSLQLRSCTALEELTVRSCESLAALEDFWSLRCLRYLVISKCPGLLPYLEHLSSEGYELCAGLERLDTDYYSFLTTSFCKCLTSLRRLELHDPTGEVTGLTEEQERALPHLTSLQELRFEDFTYLESLPVGLHSLSSLKRLEIIACHWISRLPEKGLPPSLEEIEISGCSEELTDECRMLATKTRKPKVKIGGKYVS from the coding sequence ATGGACATAAGCTACTGCTTTAACCTTTTCTCTTCAGATgtcccaccaccaccagagcATACCCATGAAGACATGACCGACATAAATTTCAATGCCCTCCCATCTCTCAAGCATCTCAGAATTGAATTTTGTGGAATAACTGGGATGTGGGTATCTGTGATGCTGCGCCATGCACCAGCCCTAGAGGAATTGCGCTTGTATCATTGCGACCAGATATCAGGACTGTTGATCGAAGTGGGAGATAGTAGTTCATCAAATCACACCTCGGCTCCACGGGCTCCATCAGCAGGAAACCCAGATGACGCATTGACAAGCTCAACTCCAGATGGACTCCTGCGCATCCCATCAAATCTCATCCCCTCTCTCAAAAACATGACCATTTCGTGGTGCGGTGAGCTAACATTTCAGGGGAACAAGGATGGCTTCTCTGTATTCACCTCCCTTGAGGAGCTAACAATTCGTGGATGCCCCAAACTGATCCCGTCTTTGGTGCAGACATATGAAAACAACGACCAGCGAAACGGAAGATGGCTTCTCCCGTATTCACTTGGCAAACTTGAGATTGACGGTTCCCCTGAAACGCTGCAGCCCTGCTTCCTAGAAGATCACAACTGCCTCGAAAAGTTAGAAATAAAAGAAAGCCCAAGTTTAAAATTGCTACAGTTGCATTCCTGCACGGCACTGGAAGAGTTGGCGGTTCATGATTGTGAATCGCTCCCCGCACTAGAGGGGAATTTCACCTGCCTCAAGAGATTAGAGCTGTCGTACAACTCAGGGTTGGAATCGCTACAGCTGCGTTCCTGCACAACGCTGGAAGAGTTGACGGTTGAGTCTTGTGAATCGCTCGCCACATTAGAGGGGAATTTCACCTGCCTCAAGAGATTAGAGCTGTCGTACAACTCATGGTTGGAATCGCTACAGCTGCGTTCCTGCACAACGCTGGAAGAGTTGACGGTTGAGTCTTGTGAATCGCTCGCCACATTAGAGGGGAATTTCACCTGCCTCCAAAAATTAGATCTGTTTGACAACCCAAGGCTAAAATCACTACAGCTGCGTTCCTGCACAGCGCTGGAAGAGTTGACGGTTCGGTCTTGTGAATCGCTCGCTGCACTAGAGGACTTTTGGTCCCTCAGATGTCTCAGGTATTTGGTAATATCCAAATGCCCTGGCTTACTTCCTTATCTGGAACATCTGTCAAGTGAGGGCTATGAGCTGTGCGCTGGACTGGAAAGGCTCGACACTGATTATTACTCTTTCCTCACCACGTCATTCTGCAAGTGCCTCACCTCCCTCCGACGCCTAGAGTTACACGATCCTACGGGGGAAGTGACGGGACTAACGGAGGAGCAAGAGAGAGCGCTTCCGCACCTCACGTCCCTGCAGGAGCTACGATTTGAGGATTTCACCTACCTCGAAAGTCTTCCTGTGGGTCTGCACAGCCTTTCCTCCCTCAAGAGGTTGGAGATCATTGCTTGCCATTGGATCTCAAGGCTGCCAGAAAAGGGGCTCCCACCTTCGCTTGAAGAAATTGAGATCAGCGGTTGCAGCGAGGAGCTAACTGATGAATGCAGAATGCTAGCAACAAAAACAAGGAAGCCAAAAGTCAAAATTGGTGGGAAATATGTGAGCTGA
- the LOC101783937 gene encoding F-box/LRR-repeat protein 15-like isoform X1, which translates to MDISYCFNLFSSDVPPPPEHTHEDMTDINFNALPSLKHLRIEFCGITGMWVSVMLRHAPALEELRLYHCDQISGLLIEVGDSSSSNHTSAPRAPSAGNPDDALTSSTPDGLLRIPSNLIPSLKNMTISWCGELTFQGNKDGFSVFTSLEELTIRGCPKLIPSLVQTYENNDQRNGRWLLPYSLGKLEIDGSPETLQPCFLEDHNCLEKLEIKESPSLKLLQLHSCTALEELAVHDCESLPALEGNFTCLKRLELSYNSGLESLQLRSCTTLEELTVESCESLATLEGNFTCLKRLELSYNSWLESLQLRSCTTLEELTVESCESLATLEGNFTCLQKLDLFDNPRLKSLQLRSCTALEELTVRSCESLAALEDFWSLRCLRYLVISKCPGLLPYLEHLSSEGYELCAGLERLDTDYYSFLTTSFCKCLTSLRRLELHDPTGEVTGLTEEQERALPHLTSLQELRFEDFTYLESLPVGLHSLSSLKRLEIIACHWISRLPEKGLPPSLEEIEISGCSEELTDECRMLATKTRKPKVKINGKYVK; encoded by the coding sequence ATGGACATAAGCTACTGCTTTAACCTTTTCTCTTCAGATgtcccaccaccaccagagcATACCCATGAAGACATGACCGACATAAATTTCAATGCCCTCCCATCTCTCAAGCATCTCAGAATTGAATTTTGTGGAATAACTGGGATGTGGGTATCTGTGATGCTGCGCCATGCACCAGCCCTAGAGGAATTGCGCTTGTATCATTGCGACCAGATATCAGGACTGTTGATCGAAGTGGGAGATAGTAGTTCATCAAATCACACCTCGGCTCCACGGGCTCCATCAGCAGGAAACCCAGATGACGCATTGACAAGCTCAACTCCAGATGGACTCCTGCGCATCCCATCAAATCTCATCCCCTCTCTCAAAAACATGACCATTTCGTGGTGCGGTGAGCTAACATTTCAGGGGAACAAGGATGGCTTCTCTGTATTCACCTCCCTTGAGGAGCTAACAATTCGTGGATGCCCCAAACTGATCCCGTCTTTGGTGCAGACATATGAAAACAACGACCAGCGAAACGGAAGATGGCTTCTCCCGTATTCACTTGGCAAACTTGAGATTGACGGTTCCCCTGAAACGCTGCAGCCCTGCTTCCTAGAAGATCACAACTGCCTCGAAAAGTTAGAAATAAAAGAAAGCCCAAGTTTAAAATTGCTACAGTTGCATTCCTGCACGGCACTGGAAGAGTTGGCGGTTCATGATTGTGAATCGCTCCCCGCACTAGAGGGGAATTTCACCTGCCTCAAGAGATTAGAGCTGTCGTACAACTCAGGGTTGGAATCGCTACAGCTGCGTTCCTGCACAACGCTGGAAGAGTTGACGGTTGAGTCTTGTGAATCGCTCGCCACATTAGAGGGGAATTTCACCTGCCTCAAGAGATTAGAGCTGTCGTACAACTCATGGTTGGAATCGCTACAGCTGCGTTCCTGCACAACGCTGGAAGAGTTGACGGTTGAGTCTTGTGAATCGCTCGCCACATTAGAGGGGAATTTCACCTGCCTCCAAAAATTAGATCTGTTTGACAACCCAAGGCTAAAATCACTACAGCTGCGTTCCTGCACAGCGCTGGAAGAGTTGACGGTTCGGTCTTGTGAATCGCTCGCTGCACTAGAGGACTTTTGGTCCCTCAGATGTCTCAGGTATTTGGTAATATCCAAATGCCCTGGCTTACTTCCTTATCTGGAACATCTGTCAAGTGAGGGCTATGAGCTGTGCGCTGGACTGGAAAGGCTCGACACTGATTATTACTCTTTCCTCACCACGTCATTCTGCAAGTGCCTCACCTCCCTCCGACGCCTAGAGTTACACGATCCTACGGGGGAAGTGACGGGACTAACGGAGGAGCAAGAGAGAGCGCTTCCGCACCTCACGTCCCTGCAGGAGCTACGATTTGAGGATTTCACCTACCTCGAAAGTCTTCCTGTGGGTCTGCACAGCCTTTCCTCCCTCAAGAGGTTGGAGATCATTGCTTGCCATTGGATCTCAAGGCTGCCAGAAAAGGGGCTCCCACCTTCGCTTGAAGAAATTGAGATCAGCGGTTGCAGCGAGGAGCTAACTGATGAATGCAGAATGCTAGCAACAAAAACAAGGAAGCCAAAAGTCAAA